The following are encoded in a window of Nitrospirota bacterium genomic DNA:
- a CDS encoding universal stress protein gives MRILAGVDWSDEAFAAIEQIGLLYRPDDVVLVHAVGQAANLQGNIEFRQAVVDAVRPVVERCRALLPAETPSIRTLCEAQDPVSFILSSAATVKPDLIAMGARDSSRVMEFFEISVSHRVLLQATVPTLIVKGNARPVNRVLMAVEGREDAIRVQTWLMLHPFKNPVTVTILSVLPPLHNISEELLATLKSRIEQSKRDAEQTVNDTARALASPHIAVSTDVRVGDPVTTVCEVGHSHDLIVVSTHGRTGLNRFVCGSVSDGIIHRAGCSVLVVR, from the coding sequence ATGCGAATCTTAGCCGGAGTAGATTGGTCGGATGAAGCCTTTGCCGCTATAGAACAGATCGGGTTACTTTACCGGCCTGACGACGTGGTGCTTGTACATGCCGTGGGCCAGGCAGCCAACCTGCAAGGGAACATCGAATTCCGTCAGGCCGTAGTGGATGCTGTTCGTCCAGTGGTTGAGCGGTGCCGTGCCTTGCTGCCGGCTGAGACTCCCTCCATCCGGACGTTGTGTGAAGCCCAGGACCCAGTCTCCTTTATTCTCAGCAGCGCCGCCACGGTAAAGCCAGACCTCATCGCAATGGGCGCACGCGATTCCAGCCGGGTGATGGAATTCTTTGAAATCAGTGTGTCGCACCGAGTCCTGCTCCAGGCCACGGTGCCGACCTTGATCGTGAAAGGAAACGCTCGCCCCGTCAATCGGGTCCTCATGGCGGTCGAAGGCCGCGAGGATGCGATCCGTGTGCAGACGTGGTTGATGTTGCACCCTTTCAAGAACCCCGTCACGGTCACCATCCTTTCGGTCCTCCCCCCGCTCCACAATATCAGCGAGGAATTGCTGGCGACACTCAAGAGCAGGATTGAGCAAAGTAAGCGGGATGCCGAACAGACTGTGAATGACACGGCCCGAGCGTTGGCCAGTCCGCACATCGCGGTGTCTACCGATGTCCGTGTTGGTGACCCCGTCACGACCGTGTGTGAAGTTGGGCATAGCCACGACCTCATCGTGGTCAGCACCCATGGGCGGACGGGGCTCAATCGTTTCGTGTGTGGCAGCGTGTCAGACGGGATCATACATCGGGCCGGCTGCTCCGTGCTCGTGGTGCGCTGA
- a CDS encoding GIY-YIG nuclease family protein gives MKFVYLIQSLAVPNQRYIGITADLDERLRTHNSGGSSHTSKYRPWKIVLHLCFQDEQRAVEFERYLKSGSGHAFAKKRFW, from the coding sequence ATGAAATTCGTCTACCTCATCCAAAGTCTTGCAGTTCCAAATCAACGCTACATCGGCATCACCGCTGACCTCGATGAGCGGCTTCGAACCCACAATTCAGGCGGTTCGTCTCATACATCCAAATATCGTCCTTGGAAGATAGTGCTTCATCTCTGTTTTCAGGATGAGCAACGTGCGGTCGAATTTGAGCGGTACCTCAAGTCGGGCTCTGGACACGCCTTTGCGAAAAAGCGTTTCTGGTAA
- a CDS encoding DUF1254 domain-containing protein has translation MALLASFPFTAASAETDVSPAEARAIAKEAYIYSFPMVDSYRIQYAYFVNRENPEFKAPWNQIRNIPRVFTPEDKAVQTPNSDTPYSMAGLDLRAEPIVLTVPSIEKERYFSVQLIDLYTHNFDYLGSRATGNGGGSFLIAGPGWKGETPKGVTKVIRSETEIVLAAYRTQLFNPSDLDNVKKVQDGYKVQPLSAFLGQSAPKAAPVIDFIKPLTPEQQKTSLEVFNIVNFVLQFCPTHPSEKELMARFAKIGVGAGKTFNASKLSPEVKAAMEQGIADAWAAFAEFKKQADAGTVTAGDVFGTREYLKNNYLYRMTAAVLGIYGNSKQEAMYPMYSVDADGQKLDGANRYTLRFAPGQLPPVNAFWSLTMYELPASLLVANPLNRYLLNSPMLPQFKRDADGGLTLYIQNESPGADKEPNWLPAPKGPFIMFMRLYWPKAEAMNGTWKQPPLQRVK, from the coding sequence ATGGCACTGCTCGCGTCTTTCCCGTTCACTGCGGCCAGCGCCGAAACCGATGTGAGCCCTGCGGAAGCCCGCGCCATCGCCAAGGAAGCCTATATCTACAGCTTCCCGATGGTGGACAGCTACCGCATCCAGTACGCCTACTTCGTAAATCGCGAGAATCCCGAATTCAAGGCGCCCTGGAACCAAATCCGCAACATCCCTCGCGTCTTTACGCCCGAGGACAAGGCGGTGCAGACGCCCAACTCGGACACGCCGTACTCCATGGCCGGTCTCGACCTGCGCGCTGAACCCATCGTGCTCACCGTGCCGTCGATCGAGAAGGAACGCTATTTCAGCGTCCAGCTCATCGACCTCTACACGCACAATTTTGACTACCTTGGAAGTCGCGCAACCGGCAACGGTGGCGGCAGCTTCCTCATCGCAGGCCCGGGCTGGAAAGGCGAGACGCCCAAGGGCGTGACCAAGGTGATCCGCTCGGAAACCGAGATAGTGCTCGCCGCGTATCGCACGCAGTTGTTCAACCCGAGCGATCTCGACAACGTCAAGAAAGTCCAGGACGGTTACAAGGTGCAGCCACTGTCGGCGTTTCTCGGCCAGTCTGCACCAAAGGCTGCGCCGGTGATTGACTTCATCAAGCCGCTCACGCCGGAACAGCAGAAGACTTCTCTTGAGGTTTTCAACATCGTTAACTTCGTGCTCCAATTCTGCCCGACGCATCCGTCGGAAAAGGAACTCATGGCCCGCTTCGCCAAGATTGGCGTCGGTGCCGGCAAGACTTTCAATGCGAGCAAGCTCTCGCCTGAAGTAAAGGCGGCCATGGAGCAGGGCATCGCCGACGCCTGGGCCGCCTTCGCGGAGTTTAAGAAACAAGCTGATGCGGGGACAGTGACCGCCGGCGACGTCTTTGGCACGCGGGAGTATCTGAAGAACAATTACCTTTACCGCATGACCGCTGCGGTGCTCGGCATCTATGGCAATTCGAAGCAGGAAGCGATGTATCCGATGTATAGCGTTGATGCCGATGGTCAAAAGCTGGACGGTGCCAACCGCTATACCTTGCGCTTTGCACCGGGCCAATTGCCGCCCGTCAATGCGTTCTGGTCGCTGACCATGTATGAGCTGCCTGCGAGCCTGCTCGTGGCCAATCCGCTCAACCGCTACCTGCTCAACTCGCCAATGCTCCCCCAGTTCAAGCGCGATGCCGATGGCGGCCTGACGCTCTACATCCAGAACGAGTCGCCCGGCGCGGACAAGGAACCCAACTGGCTGCCGGCACCCAAAGGCCCCTTCATCATGTTCATGCGCCTCTATTGGCCGAAAGCCGAGGCGATGAACGGCACATGGAAGCAACCGCCGCTGCAGCGGGTGAAATAG
- a CDS encoding DUF3365 domain-containing protein: MKSSSKLLRGVLMLLFGLGVAGLVLPSRATSEETSVSLPVEMVADYVHAVIEADREVYTKHVVERMQVKGVVVASENWEEMNTLLLPAQFLMESGRVMATRDIGMRYRLISLWPINKRNVASSEFEKLGLGTILTHPTKPYTGFVKVGGARYFQAVYPDLAVTQACIGCHNAHPDSPKRDFKLNDVMGAMVISIPVK, translated from the coding sequence ATGAAATCCTCCAGTAAGTTGCTGCGGGGGGTCCTCATGCTGTTGTTCGGGTTGGGCGTCGCCGGCTTAGTCTTGCCGAGCCGCGCGACGTCGGAAGAGACATCCGTGAGTCTGCCCGTTGAAATGGTGGCAGACTATGTGCACGCCGTGATTGAAGCGGATCGTGAGGTGTACACCAAGCACGTCGTTGAGCGGATGCAAGTCAAAGGGGTGGTCGTGGCCTCGGAGAACTGGGAGGAGATGAATACGCTGTTGCTCCCGGCTCAATTCTTGATGGAGTCTGGCCGGGTCATGGCAACTAGAGACATCGGCATGCGGTATCGATTGATCAGCCTCTGGCCGATCAACAAGCGGAACGTCGCCTCCAGCGAGTTCGAGAAGTTAGGCCTGGGTACTATTCTCACTCATCCGACCAAGCCCTATACTGGTTTCGTGAAGGTAGGAGGAGCCCGTTACTTCCAGGCCGTTTATCCGGATCTTGCGGTGACCCAGGCTTGCATCGGCTGCCATAATGCCCATCCGGACAGCCCCAAGCGAGACTTCAAGCTCAACGATGTCATGGGGGCGATGGTGATCAGTATTCCGGTGAAATAG
- a CDS encoding thermonuclease family protein, producing MSFQSVRPTGPVVSILDGDTIEVLNGHHAERIRLSGIDCPDMGQAFGKRAKQAASALAFGKEVTLRTHGYDKYERTLPMCCYRMEPTAITRWSKTVGAGGIGSMRQEIGAGRFGEGSGEAREARKGLWAESLPVPPWEWRKIKR from the coding sequence GTGTCGTTTCAGAGTGTGAGACCCACCGGCCCCGTCGTCTCCATCCTCGACGGCGACACCATCGAAGTCCTGAACGGCCACCATGCCGAACGTATTCGCCTCAGCGGCATCGACTGTCCAGACATGGGCCAAGCGTTCGGCAAACGAGCGAAGCAGGCCGCCTCAGCACTCGCCTTCGGCAAAGAAGTCACGCTCCGGACCCACGGCTACGATAAATACGAACGGACCCTGCCGATGTGCTGCTACCGGATGGAACCAACGGCAATCACACGCTGGTCAAAGACGGTTGGTGCTGGTGGTATCGGAAGTATGCGCCAGGAGATCGGTGCTGGAAGGTTTGGAGAAGGAAGCGGGGAAGCGCGGGAAGCGCGAAAAGGCTTGTGGGCTGAATCGTTGCCGGTGCCGCCGTGGGAGTGGCGAAAAATCAAACGGTAG